One region of Marivirga arenosa genomic DNA includes:
- a CDS encoding alpha/beta fold hydrolase, giving the protein MSIHFEVSGKGYPVVFLHGYGETHAIWDHYRERLSSKYKVITPDLPGFGKSDSLPYEHSLDMVANSVYDCLKRQNVSECIIMGHSLGGYVTLEIAKRFPNIVSHIGLIHSTALSDTEEKKEGRVKSIEFIQKYGVAKFIESFVPMLFHENHRERLKDTIQTIVEEGSKIPEKTLTDYMLSMRDRPDSIEFIKEFEGSILFIYGEEDASIPVALSKSQIKFMKHPYLKNLPKTGHMGMFEQEEEVYQAISKFIEVTHK; this is encoded by the coding sequence ATGAGCATTCACTTTGAAGTATCCGGAAAAGGTTATCCGGTAGTTTTTTTACACGGTTATGGCGAAACACATGCCATTTGGGATCACTATAGAGAGAGATTATCTTCAAAATATAAGGTAATCACTCCTGATTTGCCTGGTTTCGGTAAAAGTGATAGCTTACCATATGAGCATAGTCTTGACATGGTAGCAAATTCCGTTTACGATTGTTTAAAAAGACAAAACGTTTCTGAATGTATCATCATGGGACATTCTTTAGGCGGTTATGTTACTTTAGAAATTGCTAAGAGATTTCCCAATATTGTTTCTCATATAGGATTAATACACTCTACTGCACTTTCTGATACAGAGGAAAAAAAAGAAGGCAGAGTAAAATCTATTGAATTTATACAGAAATACGGTGTAGCTAAATTCATCGAGAGTTTCGTCCCAATGCTTTTTCATGAAAATCACAGGGAAAGACTTAAAGATACTATTCAAACCATAGTTGAAGAAGGTAGTAAAATACCAGAGAAAACTTTAACGGATTACATGTTATCGATGAGGGATCGTCCTGATAGCATTGAATTTATTAAGGAATTTGAAGGCTCTATTTTATTCATCTATGGTGAAGAAGATGCCAGTATTCCTGTTGCCTTAAGTAAATCTCAAATAAAATTCATGAAACATCCCTATCTGAAAAACTTACCTAAGACAGGTCATATGGGAATGTTCGAGCAAGAGGAAGAAGTATATCAAGCTATCTCAAAGTTTATTGAAGTAACTCATAAATAA
- a CDS encoding 1-acyl-sn-glycerol-3-phosphate acyltransferase: MEYLEVFDSIRPYKDSEVNEAVKRFIQHPFFDQVTNRLFPEKSIDELKKSLSEVSSVKDFQKVMMYPTARRVLDSSSEGITNDGFDRINPENAYLFISNHRDIVLDSTILNVLLFELGIDTTEVAIGNNLLVNQWVTDLAKLNKNFIVNRNVAPREMYSYSQTLSSYIRYTILEAKTSIWIAQREGRTKDGDDQTQQGLLKMIGLSGGKDFYENYAPLRIAPMAISYEYDPCDVLKAREIASKLAGQPIEKTPEDDLQSMIAGITGVKGRVHISIGKIVDEKLQEIREIKNKNDQMQALADLIDERIHKNYKLWPNNFIAYDWLFENRFSDYYSKEEAEKFEDYLRNQAKMFSADFDELKGPLLAMYANPVKNKLKVEGLAESEL; encoded by the coding sequence ATGGAGTATTTGGAAGTATTTGATTCGATTAGACCTTATAAAGATTCTGAAGTTAATGAAGCGGTTAAGCGTTTCATTCAGCATCCTTTTTTTGATCAGGTTACCAATAGATTATTTCCTGAAAAATCAATTGATGAATTAAAAAAGTCTTTATCTGAGGTGAGTTCAGTTAAAGATTTCCAGAAGGTAATGATGTATCCTACTGCTAGAAGAGTATTAGATAGTAGTTCAGAAGGAATTACTAATGATGGATTCGATAGAATAAACCCTGAAAATGCCTACCTGTTTATATCTAATCACAGAGATATTGTATTGGACTCGACCATTCTGAATGTATTACTATTTGAATTAGGCATAGATACGACAGAGGTTGCCATTGGAAATAATTTACTAGTGAATCAATGGGTGACCGATTTAGCTAAACTTAATAAAAACTTTATTGTGAATAGAAATGTAGCTCCAAGGGAGATGTATTCCTATTCACAGACTTTATCTTCCTACATTCGCTATACTATTTTAGAGGCAAAAACCTCGATTTGGATTGCTCAAAGAGAGGGTAGAACAAAAGATGGAGATGATCAAACTCAACAGGGCTTATTGAAAATGATAGGTTTAAGTGGAGGGAAAGATTTTTATGAAAATTATGCTCCATTAAGAATTGCCCCAATGGCTATTTCTTATGAATATGATCCTTGTGATGTTTTAAAGGCAAGAGAAATTGCTTCCAAATTGGCAGGACAACCCATAGAAAAAACTCCTGAGGATGATTTACAAAGCATGATTGCAGGTATAACTGGTGTTAAAGGAAGAGTTCATATTTCCATTGGTAAAATAGTGGATGAGAAACTTCAAGAAATAAGAGAGATCAAGAATAAAAATGATCAAATGCAGGCATTAGCGGATTTGATTGATGAACGAATTCATAAAAATTATAAGCTATGGCCTAATAACTTCATCGCATATGACTGGTTGTTTGAAAATCGTTTTTCAGATTACTATTCTAAAGAAGAAGCTGAGAAATTTGAAGATTATCTTAGAAATCAAGCTAAAATGTTTTCTGCAGACTTTGATGAATTGAAAGGTCCATTATTAGCCATGTATGCAAATCCTGTTAAGAACAAACTTAAAGTTGAAGGATTGGCTGAAAGTGAGTTATAA
- a CDS encoding lysylphosphatidylglycerol synthase transmembrane domain-containing protein: protein MKLEKEKVFKTLNPNKVWIPVLLGVSIVAFLFYQDDSVTVENLTKIFEAEIFPVALAFFVLFARDLGYVYRIRMITGERLSWKSSIYVIILWEFASAVTPSVVGGTAVAVFILMKEGLKLGKALAYTMITAIFDNLYFVVMAPIVYLIASGYIFPQNTMVESQLGRSLPALFIISYSLIAVYTFVMAFAVLVNPRWFRWILLKITSIGFLRRWRQGAYEQGSEIMMASKELRGRSFTYWLKISLSTLFIWSARYAMLNCVIEAFTDQSFFDHIVIFARHVVIWITMLVSPTPGSSGTAEFIFTQFFKEDLGSVTFITNIFWRLMTYYPYLFLGAIVLPRWIAKVFKKKH, encoded by the coding sequence ATGAAATTAGAGAAAGAGAAAGTATTTAAAACCTTAAATCCTAATAAGGTTTGGATTCCCGTTTTATTAGGTGTTTCTATAGTCGCATTTCTTTTTTATCAAGACGATTCTGTAACGGTTGAAAACCTAACAAAAATATTTGAGGCTGAGATATTTCCTGTTGCTTTAGCCTTTTTTGTTTTATTTGCTCGTGATCTTGGTTACGTCTACAGAATCAGAATGATAACTGGTGAAAGGCTGTCATGGAAGAGTAGTATTTATGTGATTATATTATGGGAATTTGCTTCAGCGGTTACACCTTCAGTAGTTGGAGGTACAGCAGTGGCTGTTTTTATACTCATGAAAGAAGGCTTGAAATTAGGTAAAGCCTTGGCTTATACCATGATTACGGCCATTTTTGACAACCTTTACTTTGTAGTGATGGCTCCAATCGTTTATTTAATTGCATCGGGCTATATTTTTCCTCAAAATACAATGGTAGAAAGTCAGTTGGGAAGAAGCTTACCAGCACTTTTTATTATAAGTTATTCATTAATTGCGGTTTACACCTTTGTGATGGCTTTTGCAGTATTAGTAAATCCACGGTGGTTCAGATGGATTTTATTAAAAATTACCTCTATAGGTTTCTTAAGAAGGTGGAGACAGGGAGCCTATGAGCAAGGTTCTGAAATTATGATGGCTTCTAAAGAATTGAGAGGAAGAAGCTTTACGTATTGGCTAAAGATCTCGTTATCTACTTTATTTATCTGGTCTGCTCGTTATGCTATGCTTAATTGTGTGATAGAAGCCTTTACTGATCAGAGCTTTTTCGATCATATTGTAATATTTGCTCGTCACGTAGTGATATGGATTACCATGTTAGTATCTCCAACACCAGGAAGTAGCGGGACTGCGGAATTCATTTTTACACAATTTTTTAAAGAAGATTTAGGCTCAGTTACATTTATCACGAATATTTTCTGGAGATTAATGACTTACTATCCGTATCTTTTCTTAGGAGCAATTGTTTTGCCACGTTGGATTGCTAAAGTCTTCAAGAAAAAACATTAA
- the map gene encoding type I methionyl aminopeptidase, with amino-acid sequence MIHLKTKEEIELIRKSALLVSKTLGLMAELLEPGITTLELDKKAEEFIRDNGGEPGFLGLYDFPNTLCMSPNEQVVHGFPNKTPLKEGDIISIDCGVKMNGFYGDHAYTFAVGEVKPEIEQLLKVTKESLYLGIEECKAGNRIGDIGFAIQHHAEKHGYGVVRELVGHGLGRKMHESPEVPNYGKRGRGAKLKDGLVLAIEPMINLGGRSIKQLADGWSIVTADGRYSAHFEHDVAIVDGKPDILSTFDFVEEALKKKGLAIY; translated from the coding sequence ATGATTCACTTGAAGACAAAAGAAGAAATAGAATTAATTCGTAAAAGTGCATTGCTAGTTTCTAAAACACTCGGCTTAATGGCCGAATTACTTGAACCAGGAATCACTACTTTAGAATTAGATAAAAAAGCTGAAGAATTTATCCGAGATAATGGTGGTGAACCAGGTTTCTTAGGTCTTTATGATTTTCCTAACACCCTATGCATGAGCCCGAACGAACAAGTTGTTCATGGCTTCCCAAACAAAACGCCATTAAAAGAAGGTGATATTATTTCTATTGATTGTGGAGTTAAAATGAATGGTTTTTATGGAGATCATGCCTATACATTTGCTGTAGGGGAAGTAAAACCTGAAATTGAGCAATTATTAAAAGTCACTAAAGAATCATTGTATTTAGGTATTGAAGAATGTAAAGCGGGCAATAGAATAGGTGATATTGGATTTGCCATTCAACATCATGCTGAAAAACATGGCTATGGCGTAGTGCGTGAATTAGTAGGTCATGGATTAGGTAGAAAGATGCATGAATCTCCTGAAGTACCTAATTATGGTAAAAGAGGTAGAGGTGCCAAGCTGAAAGACGGCTTAGTCTTAGCAATTGAACCCATGATCAACTTAGGTGGTAGAAGTATTAAGCAATTAGCTGATGGATGGTCAATCGTTACTGCTGATGGAAGATATTCTGCTCATTTTGAACATGATGTTGCAATAGTAGATGGAAAGCCCGACATTTTATCAACATTTGATTTTGTTGAAGAAGCATTAAAGAAAAAAGGGTTAGCTATTTACTAA
- a CDS encoding RluA family pseudouridine synthase — protein sequence MQEDISNNEQEDDGLFEHHQIKVDPKQELLRIDKFLMDRLPNVTRNKVQKAIKDGFVQVNGDTIKPNYKVHPNDNIRIALPEPPRDTEVVAENIELDIIYEDDDLLIVNKEAGMVVHPAHQNWTGTLVNALAYHFQQLPEMEGNEGRPGLVHRIDKDTSGLLVIAKTEQAMTHLAKQFFDHSIERTYYALVWGELENEEGTIDVNLGRSFKDRRITDAFPEGDFGRTAITHYKVIERLRYVTLIKCNLETGRTHQIRAHMKYIGHPLFNDATYGGDKILKGTQFSKYKAFVENCFKVIPRQALHAKSLGFIHPTQNKHVQYETELPEDFKMVLEKWRHYIQFN from the coding sequence ATGCAAGAAGATATATCAAACAATGAACAGGAAGATGATGGTTTATTTGAACATCATCAAATAAAAGTTGATCCTAAACAAGAGTTACTACGGATAGATAAATTCTTAATGGATAGATTGCCTAATGTAACCCGAAATAAGGTTCAAAAGGCAATAAAAGATGGGTTTGTACAAGTAAATGGCGACACAATTAAGCCCAATTATAAAGTTCATCCTAATGACAATATCAGAATTGCGTTACCTGAACCTCCACGAGACACGGAGGTTGTAGCTGAAAACATTGAGCTTGATATTATTTATGAAGATGATGATCTTCTAATTGTTAATAAAGAGGCAGGAATGGTAGTTCATCCTGCTCATCAAAATTGGACTGGTACGCTCGTGAATGCATTAGCATATCATTTTCAACAATTACCAGAAATGGAAGGAAATGAAGGCAGACCGGGATTAGTTCATAGGATAGATAAAGATACTTCTGGTTTATTAGTGATTGCCAAAACTGAACAAGCCATGACTCATCTTGCAAAACAGTTCTTTGATCACAGCATTGAAAGAACCTATTATGCTTTAGTTTGGGGGGAATTGGAAAATGAAGAAGGCACTATTGATGTGAATTTAGGCCGAAGTTTTAAAGATAGAAGAATAACGGATGCATTTCCTGAAGGGGATTTTGGAAGAACTGCGATCACCCATTATAAAGTAATTGAAAGACTCCGTTATGTAACACTAATCAAATGTAATCTGGAAACAGGAAGGACACACCAAATTAGGGCTCATATGAAATATATTGGTCATCCTTTATTTAATGACGCTACTTATGGTGGTGACAAAATTTTAAAAGGAACTCAATTTTCTAAATACAAGGCTTTTGTTGAAAATTGTTTTAAAGTAATACCAAGGCAAGCTTTACATGCGAAATCACTGGGTTTCATTCACCCTACTCAAAACAAACACGTTCAGTATGAAACTGAATTACCAGAGGATTTTAAAATGGTACTTGAAAAATGGAGGCATTACATCCAGTTTAATTAA
- the dxs gene encoding 1-deoxy-D-xylulose-5-phosphate synthase yields MLIQPGELLSKIDSPAQLRELNQSQLVQLSQELRQFIIDNVSIYGGHFGASLGVVELTTALHYVFNTPEDQIIWDVGHQAYGHKILTGRKEKFHTNRVYKGISGFPKRKESEYDAFGVGHSSTSISAALGMALASNLKGDLQKQHIAVIGDGAMTGGMAFEGMNHAGASDANMIIILNDNCMSIDPNVGALKEYLTDITTSHTYNKMRDDVWKLLGKVSGFGKSAQEVVGKLENSIKSFLLKQSNLFESLNLRYFGPVDGHDVNHLVHVLRDLKDIPGPKVLHCVTTKGKGFGPAEKDQTKWHAPGKFDKITGEIQKKPVTKPSAPKYQEVFGHTIVELAEQNEKIVGVTPAMPSGSSLNIMMKAMPDRAFDVGIAEQHAVTFSAGLAAQGLVPFCNIYSTFMQRGYDQVIHDVCIQDLPVNFFLDRAGFAGADGPTHHGNYDIAYMRCIPNMIVASPMNEAELRNMMYTSQLPREGKAFTIRYPRGKGVMPEWKTPMEEMEIGTGRQVRDGKDIAILSIGHIGNYALEAADKLAEEGVEAGVFDMRFVKPLDEKLLHEVFSQYKKVITVEDGCLMGGFGSAILEFMAENDYSSQVKRLGIPDRIVEHGEQAELHAECNFDPEGIFTTALQMVEQSVHAKL; encoded by the coding sequence ATGCTTATTCAACCCGGAGAACTTTTATCTAAAATAGATAGCCCTGCTCAACTTAGGGAGTTAAATCAATCACAATTAGTACAGCTAAGCCAAGAATTAAGACAATTCATTATTGATAACGTATCAATTTATGGGGGTCATTTTGGCGCTAGTCTTGGTGTTGTAGAATTAACTACTGCACTTCATTATGTATTTAATACTCCAGAAGATCAAATTATTTGGGACGTAGGACATCAAGCTTACGGTCATAAAATCTTAACTGGTAGAAAAGAAAAATTTCATACCAATAGAGTGTACAAGGGAATTTCGGGTTTCCCTAAAAGAAAGGAAAGTGAGTACGATGCTTTTGGTGTAGGACATTCTTCTACTTCTATTTCTGCTGCTTTAGGTATGGCTTTAGCCTCTAATTTAAAAGGAGATTTACAAAAGCAACACATTGCTGTTATCGGTGATGGCGCTATGACAGGCGGGATGGCATTTGAAGGAATGAACCACGCAGGTGCTTCTGATGCTAATATGATTATTATTTTAAATGATAATTGTATGTCAATTGATCCTAATGTTGGAGCTTTAAAAGAATATTTGACTGACATCACAACCTCTCACACTTATAATAAAATGCGTGATGATGTATGGAAGTTATTAGGAAAAGTATCTGGTTTTGGGAAAAGTGCACAGGAGGTAGTTGGCAAATTAGAAAACAGCATTAAATCATTCCTTTTAAAGCAAAGCAATTTATTCGAATCGTTAAACTTAAGATATTTTGGTCCAGTTGATGGGCATGATGTAAATCATTTAGTTCACGTTTTAAGAGACTTAAAAGATATTCCTGGACCTAAAGTATTACACTGTGTAACTACTAAAGGTAAAGGATTTGGCCCTGCTGAAAAAGATCAAACTAAATGGCATGCTCCAGGTAAGTTTGATAAAATAACTGGTGAAATACAAAAGAAACCTGTAACAAAACCTTCAGCGCCAAAATATCAAGAAGTATTCGGACATACTATTGTTGAATTAGCAGAGCAAAATGAAAAAATTGTGGGGGTTACACCAGCAATGCCTTCAGGTTCTTCATTAAATATTATGATGAAGGCCATGCCTGACAGAGCATTTGATGTTGGGATTGCGGAACAACATGCCGTTACCTTTTCTGCAGGTTTAGCAGCACAAGGATTGGTTCCATTCTGTAACATTTACAGTACTTTCATGCAACGTGGTTATGATCAGGTTATTCATGATGTTTGTATACAAGATCTTCCAGTCAATTTCTTTTTAGATAGAGCTGGATTTGCGGGAGCTGACGGTCCAACACACCATGGTAATTACGATATTGCCTACATGCGTTGTATTCCAAATATGATTGTTGCTTCACCAATGAATGAGGCAGAATTAAGAAATATGATGTATACCTCTCAACTTCCAAGAGAAGGGAAAGCATTTACTATTCGTTACCCAAGAGGTAAAGGAGTTATGCCAGAATGGAAAACTCCAATGGAAGAAATGGAGATTGGTACTGGAAGACAAGTAAGAGATGGAAAAGACATTGCTATTTTAAGTATAGGTCATATTGGAAATTATGCTTTAGAGGCTGCTGACAAACTAGCTGAAGAAGGTGTTGAAGCAGGTGTTTTCGATATGAGATTTGTTAAACCTTTAGATGAAAAACTTCTCCATGAGGTATTTTCCCAATATAAAAAGGTAATTACCGTAGAAGATGGGTGCCTTATGGGAGGATTTGGTAGTGCAATACTTGAATTTATGGCAGAAAATGATTATTCTTCACAAGTGAAACGTTTGGGTATTCCGGATAGAATAGTTGAGCATGGTGAGCAAGCTGAACTACATGCAGAATGTAACTTCGATCCGGAAGGCATTTTTACCACAGCGCTTCAAATGGTTGAACAATCTGTACATGCTAAACTATGA
- a CDS encoding BT0820 family HAD-type phosphatase, with amino-acid sequence MLKIAVDFDGTIVEDRYPNIGKPQLFAFETLKALQSQQHLLILWTVREGRALKEAIEFCKKHGVEFYAVNKNFPEEELEEGQSRKLNVDYFIDDRNIGGFLGWSKTWELLGNSPVDYSLPKRSFWDKLKDLFR; translated from the coding sequence ATGCTAAAAATAGCAGTTGATTTTGATGGCACTATAGTTGAAGATCGATACCCAAATATTGGCAAACCTCAATTATTTGCTTTTGAAACTTTAAAAGCCCTTCAATCTCAGCAACACTTGTTAATATTATGGACGGTACGCGAGGGCAGAGCTTTAAAGGAAGCTATTGAATTTTGTAAAAAGCATGGTGTTGAGTTTTATGCAGTAAATAAAAACTTTCCAGAAGAAGAATTAGAAGAAGGGCAAAGTAGGAAATTAAATGTTGACTACTTTATAGACGATAGAAATATAGGTGGCTTTTTAGGTTGGAGTAAAACATGGGAACTATTAGGTAATTCACCTGTTGATTACTCATTACCAAAAAGATCATTTTGGGATAAATTAAAAGACTTGTTTAGATGA
- a CDS encoding segregation and condensation protein A: MSFEIKLPLFEGPFDLLLFFIERDELDIYDIPISKITNDFLDYLKHLEQMNIEVASEFILVASTLMRIKAKMLLPRPQMDEEGNEIDPREELVRHLLEYKKYKSVLQELSEMEGKMQEKEKRGNVKKEVRSLSETINVEAELQNVDLYKLLRVFRDVMARYELEKNKPSHKVVQYPYTIEGQKTHILGRLELDGRMAFTSFIEEKPEKIAVIFNFLAILELLQSSLITITVGEGFNNFWLEKIEKVAE; this comes from the coding sequence TTGAGCTTTGAAATAAAATTACCACTTTTTGAGGGGCCATTCGATTTGCTTCTTTTCTTCATTGAAAGGGATGAGTTGGATATTTATGATATTCCTATTTCTAAAATCACGAATGATTTCCTTGATTATTTGAAGCATTTAGAGCAGATGAATATCGAAGTGGCAAGTGAATTTATCCTTGTGGCCTCTACTTTGATGAGAATAAAAGCTAAAATGCTGCTTCCCAGACCTCAAATGGATGAAGAAGGAAATGAGATAGACCCTCGAGAGGAACTTGTTCGACATTTATTAGAGTACAAAAAATATAAATCTGTTTTGCAGGAACTTTCCGAAATGGAAGGCAAAATGCAGGAAAAAGAAAAAAGAGGTAATGTTAAGAAAGAGGTTCGATCATTATCTGAAACTATAAATGTAGAAGCTGAACTTCAGAATGTAGACCTGTATAAATTGTTACGTGTTTTTAGGGATGTAATGGCTCGCTATGAGTTGGAGAAAAATAAACCTTCGCATAAAGTGGTCCAATATCCTTATACTATTGAAGGACAGAAAACTCATATCCTTGGTAGATTAGAATTAGATGGACGGATGGCCTTTACAAGTTTTATTGAGGAGAAGCCAGAAAAAATCGCAGTAATATTTAATTTTTTAGCTATTCTAGAATTATTACAAAGTTCACTTATTACCATCACAGTAGGGGAGGGATTCAATAATTTTTGGCTTGAGAAAATTGAAAAAGTCGCTGAATGA
- a CDS encoding UDP-glucuronic acid decarboxylase family protein: MGKERVLITGAAGFLGSHLCDRFIKEGYHVIGMDNLITGSMDNISHLMGNEYFEFYHHDVSKYVHVSGELKYILHFASPASPIDYLKIPIQTLKVGAHGTHNLLGLAKEKKARILVASTSEVYGDPMVHPQTEDYYGNVNPIGPRGVYDEAKRFMESITMAYHTYHQLETRIVRIFNTYGPRMRLNDGRVLPAFIGQALRGEDLTVFGDGSQTRSFCYVDDLVEGIYRLLLSDHAYPVNIGNPDEITISEFAEEIIKLTGTKQKVVYKDLPKDDPKQRQPDITKAKELLSWEPKVNRKEGLKITYDYFKSLDKEKLFQKEHKEFDKYIVK; the protein is encoded by the coding sequence ATGGGAAAGGAAAGAGTATTAATCACTGGAGCAGCAGGTTTTTTAGGGTCTCATCTTTGTGATAGATTCATTAAAGAAGGTTATCACGTAATTGGAATGGATAATCTTATTACAGGCTCTATGGATAATATTTCCCATTTAATGGGAAATGAATATTTTGAATTTTATCACCATGATGTGAGTAAATATGTTCATGTCTCGGGTGAACTAAAATATATACTTCACTTCGCCTCACCAGCAAGTCCCATTGATTACCTGAAAATCCCGATTCAAACTCTAAAAGTAGGAGCTCACGGAACTCATAACTTATTAGGTTTAGCAAAGGAGAAAAAAGCTAGAATATTAGTGGCTTCAACTTCTGAGGTTTACGGAGATCCTATGGTCCATCCTCAAACGGAAGATTATTATGGAAATGTAAATCCAATAGGCCCTAGAGGTGTTTATGATGAAGCTAAAAGATTCATGGAATCTATTACAATGGCTTACCATACCTACCATCAATTAGAAACTAGAATCGTAAGGATATTTAATACATACGGGCCACGCATGAGATTAAATGATGGAAGAGTATTGCCAGCATTTATTGGGCAAGCCCTAAGAGGGGAGGACTTGACTGTTTTTGGAGATGGTTCTCAAACTCGATCTTTCTGTTATGTTGATGATTTAGTAGAAGGAATCTATCGTTTACTTTTGAGTGATCATGCATACCCAGTAAATATTGGTAACCCTGATGAGATTACAATATCAGAATTTGCAGAGGAAATTATCAAGCTTACCGGTACTAAACAAAAGGTGGTCTATAAAGATCTTCCTAAAGACGATCCTAAGCAAAGACAACCAGATATTACTAAAGCGAAAGAATTATTAAGTTGGGAACCAAAAGTGAATAGAAAAGAAGGTTTGAAAATAACTTATGATTATTTTAAGTCACTTGATAAAGAAAAGTTATTCCAAAAGGAGCATAAAGAATTTGATAAATACATAGTGAAGTAA
- a CDS encoding VOC family protein: protein MQINQIKEVCLYIKDLEKAKEFYNGKLGLPIMTYVPEKLIFFRSGTSVLLCFNPDFSEHQDVPPPHFARGKQHIAFEVPAKNYESAKEELKQKGIEVTYEHKWPNGKFSAYFEDPIGHVLEIVPTGLWEKV, encoded by the coding sequence ATGCAGATCAATCAAATTAAAGAAGTATGTCTTTACATTAAAGACTTAGAAAAAGCTAAAGAATTTTATAATGGTAAGTTAGGATTACCTATCATGACTTACGTTCCAGAAAAGCTTATTTTTTTTAGATCAGGTACCTCTGTATTATTATGTTTTAATCCAGATTTTAGTGAACATCAAGATGTTCCACCTCCTCATTTTGCAAGAGGAAAGCAACATATAGCATTTGAGGTTCCTGCTAAGAATTATGAATCAGCCAAAGAAGAACTAAAGCAAAAAGGAATTGAGGTAACCTACGAGCATAAATGGCCTAATGGGAAATTCTCTGCCTATTTTGAGGACCCAATTGGCCATGTATTAGAAATTGTTCCCACTGGCTTATGGGAAAAGGTTTAA
- the galE gene encoding UDP-glucose 4-epimerase GalE has product MANKVLVTGGLGYIGSHTVVELINQGYDPLIIDNLSNSDVSVLERIEKITGKRPSFQQVEMRDKEQLQEVFWSNNNQIIGVIHFAAVLLVGESVEQPLHYYYNNLTSTINLLECMNEFDVHSIVFSSSCTVYGNPDNLPVSEEAPIKPAVSPYGNTKKICEDILRDASVAHPIKVVSLRYFNPIGAHESSLIGEFQSGPPHHLVPYITETASGKRDKLNIFGGDWNTADGTCIRDYIHVSDVADAHIGAMEFANKQSENSFNVFNIGSGNGYSVLDMVNSFEKATCIKIPYEIVERRPGDVEAVYADTTKSETELGFKTKRGLEEMLKSAWDWEQALAKES; this is encoded by the coding sequence ATGGCAAATAAGGTATTAGTTACGGGTGGTTTAGGGTATATAGGTTCTCATACGGTTGTAGAATTGATAAATCAAGGATACGACCCCTTGATAATTGATAATCTTTCTAACAGTGATGTTTCTGTTTTAGAAAGAATCGAAAAAATTACTGGAAAGCGCCCCTCATTTCAACAAGTAGAAATGAGGGATAAGGAGCAGTTACAAGAAGTCTTTTGGAGTAATAACAACCAGATTATAGGGGTTATTCATTTTGCGGCTGTATTATTAGTCGGAGAATCAGTTGAACAACCCTTACATTATTATTATAATAACCTAACTTCAACTATTAACTTATTGGAGTGTATGAATGAATTTGATGTGCATTCTATTGTTTTTTCATCCTCATGCACTGTATACGGTAATCCTGATAATTTACCTGTTTCTGAAGAGGCTCCAATAAAACCAGCTGTTTCTCCATATGGAAATACAAAAAAAATATGTGAAGATATTTTAAGAGATGCAAGTGTCGCACATCCCATTAAGGTAGTCTCATTAAGGTACTTTAATCCAATTGGAGCTCATGAATCATCATTAATAGGAGAGTTTCAGTCAGGACCACCTCATCATTTGGTTCCTTATATTACTGAAACAGCAAGTGGGAAAAGGGATAAACTCAACATTTTTGGTGGGGATTGGAATACTGCTGATGGAACTTGTATTAGAGATTATATACATGTATCTGATGTAGCAGATGCCCATATCGGTGCGATGGAGTTTGCTAATAAACAATCCGAAAATTCATTTAACGTATTCAATATTGGATCAGGTAATGGTTATTCAGTACTTGACATGGTAAATAGCTTTGAGAAAGCTACTTGCATTAAAATTCCTTATGAAATAGTTGAGAGAAGACCAGGAGATGTTGAAGCAGTATATGCTGATACGACAAAATCTGAAACCGAACTAGGATTTAAAACCAAAAGAGGTTTAGAAGAGATGCTGAAGTCTGCTTGGGATTGGGAGCAAGCCTTAGCTAAAGAAAGCTAA